aaaCAGCCTGTAAGGCTCCTGTTTGGTTGTGTTGCAGAGTTGCACAGGTGATGAGAGTGTTGCTGAAGAGCCAGCAAGtaaaaccaaagaagaagagtgAGAAAACATCCGATATAGAGAGAGATTGATCTCCTCTGAatcaggacagcagcagcacacagtgtaCGCACAGGTCAAAGTCAACcagcaaacagctgcacacagcctGCTGATGCAGAACAACTCTGTGCTCAGATGAAGAAATGAGGTTTTATTTGCACTTGTTTTGAATCTATTAGTACAAGCCTGTAAAATGTTAATTTCAATTAAAATCAGAGGAATGAGAGAAgggcagagatggagagacgGTCAGAGAGGCAGGTGGAGAAAAGGCCAGTGAGTGGTGTGCTTTAATCAATGATGGAGAGAACAGAGTCATCCTGACTGAACCTGCACTAAGAGCCTCATGAATGTGTCAGTCACATtgaaaccagcctgtttctATTGTTTACAGTAAtggagcacagctttactgatGATTTAAGTTAAACACAGATCAGCATATTCACACGTTCAACGTAGAAACTCACACCTGCACATCGTGCAGCTTTCATGCATTCACACTAAAAGATGGAGCGTGAACTTTTTTGTCATACACAGCTTGTTCTTGCCCTGCCTCTCTGATTTGGTGGGGGGTTGAAGGCCACTGTGATGCCAGGTTCTTCCTTTAACACTGTGAGAATAAGTGTTTACTGACCACCAACTTGAAACCTCAATGTTGCATCAGCAtttgacagaaacagaaaaataccACTAAAAGGTTATTTCCTTATTAACAACCTCAAAGGGGGAAGGATGAAGATCTTGCTGTCACTTTAAAAGAAGAAGTCGGCTTTCTGTTGTAACACATCAGCCAAACAGAGTCCTTCTATTCTTTCTGCTTCACTAATCACTGGACTTTCTCCTTGTGTCTCAGCCTGTGAGATGACTGTCATggcagccctgtgtgtgaacctgctgacAGTCAACATGTTTCTGAGCGTCTTCTTTCTTCCAGGTGAGCTGTTTGTTCACGTTGAAACATTTGATTGTTCAAAGGacgcacacatgctgctgaactgcagtttgtgtatcATCAACACATGTTGTTCATCATCAGTCTGGTTTTACAGGTGATTTGGCTGATTGTCCTGGCAAGTCAAAACTCTTCATCACTGCACCGAAGAAGATGGAAGCACTGAGTGGATCCTGTTTGCACATCCCATGTAACTTTAGATCTGAACCAGGAGAAGAAGAGTTTGACAGCACAAGACCAACATTTGGAGTGTGGTTTAAAAATTATGTCACTTTTGCTAAGGGTCAAGATAATGCTGTCTACAACAGCAGTGGAACAGTTAACATCTATCCAATGAACATTATTGGAAATCTGAGACAGAAAAACTGCTCCACTCTGTTTTCTAATTTAACCACAAGTCATACAGACAAATACTTCTTCAGAGTTTATAACGGTCCATACATATCAACAGCTTCCTGTGATCCTCTTCAAATAACAGTTAAAGGTaagacagtttgtttttatgaatctataatattattgttgaggataaaaagtgaaatgagtGGTTTGGGTCTCCATGAATGTAACcttcactgtgaaatgaaatatctgctgtaggATTATCAACAGTatcagtcagagtgcagagctgaaGAAAGCAGTGAGTTAACACAGAGTTAGTACAGATGGACCCTGCTGACATACTTACAGTATACATGAGGCTGTCTGTATTTTCTGcctccagctgtctgcagtccttgttgttaatataaactttatacatttgatataacttcatatttctctgtgtcctctgtgaactGACAGATTCTCCTTGGAGTCCCAGCATTCATATCTCAGCTGgtgatctgaaggagaagcagtcTGTCTCTATAACCTGCTCAGCTCTCACTCCCTGTCCACACTCCCCTCCTCAACTCACCTGGAATCTCCACCCAGACTCTCACactgaaacagaggagaacacagatggaacctttacaactaaactgcagcagaccatcactctgtcacacacacatgatggatacaacatcagctgctctgccacatatcctgtgaatggaggacgaaacaagacagcagagacacagcagactctcagtgtttcatgtaagtgatcctgtcagcacatcatggttcagctgtttgtgatgaagaaagttcatgtctgtcacatcttCCTCAGATGCTCCTAAAGACACCTCAGcatccatcagtccatcagGTTTGCTGTCAGCAGGTATCTGGATGAACCTgacctgctccagcagagccAAGCCTCCAATCAGCAACTTCATCTGGTTCAAGAACACCACAGATGGACCCAAGAAAGTCCATGAAGGACACATGTACAGCCTGGAAATGACCAACATGGCAGACATAGAGCTTCATTACTGTGTGGCTACAAATGCTCTTGGTAATCAGACGTCTTCATGTGTTCATTTGAATGTTTCAGGTAAATAACTGAATCTGCTCTTTATCTAAATTGTTGTATATTATGTTTTGATTCATTCAGTGTATCTTTAGTTAGTTTCCTTTTTTGAACATGTTTCCAGTAGAGAGAAGTTGACCCTGCTGTGTTGTTACAGGTGTTCGTACTGTGAATGTCTACATGACAGTGAAGATCACAGGGATTCTGATGCTCTGCAGTGCAGTCGTCATCTTTGAGTGGTGAGACAAGCTTCTCTATGATCTGATACTTTGCAGCTTTTAAATGTCagcatttaatgtttttaacattttgaacTTTTTCCTTCAGTTGGTTCAGATCAAGGTTCCCAAACAAAGCAGAGGAGGTAAACTGCTGAGCTGGTTGTTACTAAAACTGTGAAAGGAGGAAGGAGCTCTGACTCCTCACTaacacctctctgtgtgtcgctTCATTTCCACAGACAGACGACGTCAACAGAGTGATTGAGATTCAAGCATCATGAGCCACAAGCAGAGGAGGACGATGCTTAGATCAATGGAATGATTGATTATTTCATATTCGTTCTTTTATTGTACATACTGATGTGCCGAACaaatgcttgttttattttttctttatggtggaaatttaaaaaaaaatgtctaaagTTTGGTAATTTAGAACCAAACTGTAGTTTCATTGTTTGCTTGTTATTAATTCTTCGCAGCTAAAcctgttttattatttacatgtttaatgATAAAGGGCCTGAGACAAGATCACAGTCAGTCATGTACAAAGATGTTCATATGAGAAGCACAGCTTACTACTACTGTAGTCACTTCTTCATTTACAGGATCTGAGGAGGAAGTAAAGGCGTCttatatttctgctgtttcactcctgtcgtttttttttttgcttcacagCAGAAAGAATGTGATTATCTGTTTGTCAAACTGGATTTTAAACTGTCATACTTGTTTTAGCAGATCAGTTAAATTATTTAGATTGTATTCAGAAAGTATTTTCAAAGTGCTTCTAGTCTATTTAATACCTTGTTGTACATGGTAAGTTGAATGTGTTAAAtgcataaatataaatagcTGCAATGGTTCAAATATGAAgtattatgttgttttttttaaattcagataGGACCTAAAcccaaacacaaaaacagcaaggTATCCAACTAAAGGTGAGCTGCACTGAGGCTAAGTTTACACATAGCCAgatattttgaaaaatgaatatttccttccctccattttccaaaataacatcatgcacacatcatagttttcaaaaaagtttctgtttacattaacccgcataaatacgctcccaagagccgtcatgactatgccaggcctgtgggtggcagtataggaagaaagagaaagccgtgcaagccaatcagaagcctcatcgacgtAGTCTGGCTCtgtggctgtgttcgaaatcactccctaatcactatatagggccatatatagtgcctccaccattttgtagtgctgtccgaaatcttagtgagaaatgatagaccccatataggtgACAAAGATGCAGAAGAGcagtatttgcaaatgcaaacacgtaaaaactgcttacaccaacagaaatccAAATGCTACCTGAAATGCTTCCATCACTAGACTACAGcctgctctggcagccgtactacacaaaaaaaaggttgcATGAACTGACACGCAGATACCCatgtatgtgtaaacagggtcaaaaaataaaacaacaaaaaaaattcaaaagaaGTCCAAACATGGAGAACAAGAAGCcagactacaggtggcgctgtttccctactacctggagtagtgggagaatggcaccacaacctgcataaaatcagctggcacACACGTCACCagtaacatcacgtgacttctgaagaagactgcaggaagcagtcgaaacatgtaaaggtagaaaacacaaaacactggtctgatcgaaggaatactcttatagtttaaaaggtgaagaccaaatgaatcttgttgaaat
This portion of the Parambassis ranga chromosome 20, fParRan2.1, whole genome shotgun sequence genome encodes:
- the LOC114453086 gene encoding myelin-associated glycoprotein-like isoform X3; translated protein: MTVMAALCVNLLTVNMFLSVFFLPGDLADCPGKSKLFITAPKKMEALSGSCLHIPCNFRSEPGEEEFDSTRPTFGVWFKNYVTFAKGQDNAVYNSSGTVNIYPMNIIGNLRQKNCSTLFSNLTTSHTDKYFFRVYNGPYISTASCDPLQITVKDSPWSPSIHISAGDLKEKQSVSITCSALTPCPHSPPQLTWNLHPDSHTETEENTDGTFTTKLQQTITLSHTHDGYNISCSATYPVNGGRNKTAETQQTLSVSYAPKDTSASISPSGLLSAGIWMNLTCSSRAKPPISNFIWFKNTTDGPKKVHEGHMYSLEMTNMADIELHYCVATNALGNQTSSCVHLNVSGVRTVNVYMTVKITGILMLCSAVVIFECWFRSRFPNKAEETDDVNRVIEIQAS